A genomic segment from Cyprinus carpio isolate SPL01 chromosome A22, ASM1834038v1, whole genome shotgun sequence encodes:
- the LOC109046567 gene encoding GTP-binding protein 1-like — protein MAATETSLSPAVESVVPACMFAPDQSCAEDLPGAERNDAGDNQNGEAEDHLDLTSKFALVSPTGEQYDCLQKQLRERIEEGCGETIYVVGMGTDGGDYGLDERDMEASVATVQSLCEQVDADLILLRERTEMAGCVRDYLIRRRVGEADFLEVRVAVVGNVDAGKSTLLGVLTHGELDNGRGFARQKLFRHKHEMESGRTSSVGNDILGFDQEGHVVNKPDSHGGSLDWTKICERSSKVITFIDLAGHEKYLKTTVFGMTGHLPDFCMLMVGSNAGIIGMTKEHLGLALALNVPVFVVVTKIDMCPANILQETLKLLQRLLKSPGCRKIPVLVQNKDDVIVTASNFSSERMCPIFQISNVTGENMDLLKMFLNLLSPRTTFKDDEPPEFQIDDTYSVPGVGTVVSGTTLRGLIRLNDTLLLGPDPLGVFIPIIVKSIHRKRMPVKEVHGGQTASFALKKIKRSSIRKGMVMVSPRLNPQACWEFEAEILVLHHPTTISPRYQAMVHCGSIRQTATIIGMNKDCLRTGDKATVHFRFIKTPEYFHTDQRLVFREGRTKAVGTITKLLQSKPQAKMQSTKKTSSQVEGSSSASEETTQMGGSPQMGQLLKSGGSGRRRGGKWHKAKSALSSTGTTPSAAGVGGN, from the exons ATGGCGGCGACGGAGACCAGCTTAAGCCCGGCGGTGGAGTCGGTGGTGCCGGCTTGTATGTTCGCACCTGACCAGAGCTGCGCAGAGGATTTGCCCGGCGCTGAGCGCAACGACGCCGGCGACAACCAGAACGGGGAAGCCGAGGATCATTTAGACCTCACCAGCAAG TTTGCACTGGTCAGCCCTACAGGAGAGCAGTATGACTGTTTACAAAAGCAGCTGCGAGAACGAATAGAGGAAGGATGCGGAGAAACCATCTATGTGGTTGGGATGGGAACAG acGGTGGTGATTATGGTCTGGATGAGAGGGATATGGAAGCATCTGTCGCTACAGTGCAGTCACTTTGTGAACAGGTTGACGCCGACCTGATTCTGttgagagagaggacagagatgGCAGGATGCGTCCGCGATTATCTCATCCGGCGCCGCGTGGGAGAGGCCGACTTCCTGGAAGTGAG AGTTGCGGTTGTAGGTAATGTAGATGCTGGTAAAAGCACACTTTTGGGTGTCCTAACCCACGGCGAACTCGACAACGGTCGCGGATTCGCCCGCCAGAAGCTATTCCGCCACAAACACGAGATGGAGAGTGGCCGGACCAGCAGCGTTGGCAACGACATCCTGGGTTTTGACCAGGAAGGGCATGTGGTCAACAAACCAGACAGCCATGGGGGCAGCCTGGACTGGACCAAAATCTGCGAGAGGTCGTCAAAGGTCATCACTTTCATCGACTTGGCGGGCCACGAAAAGTACCTGAAGACCACCGTATTTGGCATGACTGGCCACCTACCGGATTTCTGCATGCTAATG GTGGGAAGTAACGCGGGAATCATTGGCATGACTAAAGAACACCTCGGTCTCGCTCTGGCCCTCAACGTTCCTGTTTTTGTAGTTGTAACTAAGATAGACATGTGTCCCGCTAACATCTTACAAG AAACGCTTAAGTTATTACAAAGGTTACTCAAGTCTCCAGGATGCAGAAAAATTCCAGTTTTGGTTCAAAACAAGGATGACGTCATTGTAACAGCCTCAAACTTCAGCTCAGAAAg GATGTGTCCGATTTTCCAGATTTCGAATGTGACAGGTGAAAACATGGACTTGTTGAAAATGTTCCTGAACCTGCTGTCTCCCAGAACGACATTTAAAGATGACGAGCCGCCAGAGTTTCAGATTGATGACACATATTCAGTGCCG GGTGTAGGTACTGTAGTATCAGGAACTACTTTACGTGGATTAATACGGCTGAACGACACGCTGCTCCTCGGTCCAGATCCTCTGGGCGTTTTCATCCCCATCATCGTCAAATCCATTCACCGCAAGCGCATGCCTGTTAAAGAAGTGCACGGTGGGCAGACGGCCTCGTTCGCCCTGAAGAAGATCAAGCGCTCATCAATCAGGAAGGGAATGGTGATGGTGTCGCCACGCCTCAACCCACAGGCATGCTGGGAGTTTGAGGCAGAGATTCTCGTACTACACCATCCGACGACGATATCTCCAAGATACCAAGCTatgg TTCACTGTGGCAGTATCAGACAAACGGCCACCATCATCGGTATGAACAAAGACTGTTTACGGACGGGGGACAAAGCCACCGTACACTTCCGTTTCATCAAGACCCCCGAGTACTTTCACACGGACCAGAGACTCGTCTTCAGAGAGGGCAGGACCAAGGCCGTGGGCACCATCActaag CTGCTTCAAAGCAAGCCTCAGGCCAAGATGCAGTCTACCAAGAAAACCTCGTCACAGGTGGAAGGCTCTTCATCAGCCAGCGAGGAAACCACACAGATGGGAGGAAGCCCTCAAATGGGACAACtg TTGAAGTCTGGTGGAAGTGGGCGACGGCGTGGCGGCAAATGGCACAAAGCCAAATCAGCACTGAGCAGCACTGGAACGACTCCTTCAGCAGCTGGAGTGGGCGGCAACTGA